A genomic window from Silene latifolia isolate original U9 population chromosome 11, ASM4854445v1, whole genome shotgun sequence includes:
- the LOC141610654 gene encoding tyrosine decarboxylase-like, which yields MGLLDINNLESTPLLKNPLDPEEFRKQGYMVIDFLTEYFKTVQKYPVRSQMEPGYLKKLIPTSAPYDPESMETILKDVQNDIVPGITHWQSPNYFAYYPSSGSTAGLLGETLAAGFNVVGFNWISSPAATELETIVMEWLAKMLSLPTCFTKQGHGGGVMMGTTCEALLTTIAAARDRVLDKIGADNINKLVVYGSDQTHCSLFKSAKIAGISPKNFRAVTTSRAHAFALSAHDLRAAIRHDVEDGLIPFFLCATVGTTSTAAVDQLRPLCQVAKEYDIWVHVDAAYGGNACICPELRHNIDGVEHADSFSFNAHKWFLTTLDCCCLWVQHPSALIKCLSTNPEYLNNHATDSQQVVDYKDWQITLSRRFRSLKMWIVIRSYGVTYLRDFLRSHISMAIHFEDLVVADPRFEIVVPRKFALVCFRLSARALNKGPGREPVEPETLNQVNAELLDSVNSCGRVYMTHSIVGGIFLIRFAVGATLTETHHVTSAWRIVQEHANVVLARRT from the exons ATGGGTTTACTAGACATTAACAACCTTGAATCAACACCATTACTAAAAAATCCCCTAGACCCGGAAGAATTCCGAAAACAAGGCTACATGGTCATTGATTTCCTCACTGAATACTTCAAAACCGTTCAAAAATACCCGGTCCGAAgtcaaatggagccgggttacctCAAAAAACTCATACCCACATCCGCCCCATATGACCCTGAGTCAATGGAAACCATCCTCAAGGATGTACAAAATGACATTGTACCGGGGATAACACATTGGCAAAGCCCTAATTACTTTGCATATTATCCCAGCAGTGGTAGCACTGCTGGGTTGCTAGGTGAAACCCTAGCTGCTGGTTTTAATGTGGTGGGATTTAATTGGATATCGTCTCCAGCTGCAACAGAGCTGGAGACGATAGTTATGGAATGGCTAGCAAAAATGTTAAGTTTACCAACTTGTTTTACAAAACAAGGTCATGGCGGTGGTGTTATGATGGGGACCACATGTGAAGCCCTATTAACcaccattgccgccgccagaGACCGTGTACTAGACAAGATCGGAGCtgataatattaataaattggtGGTTTATGGGTCGGATCAAACACATTGTTCGCTTTTTAAGTCAGCTAAAATAGCGGGTATTTCACCTAAGAATTTTCGAGCTGTGACTACGTCAAGAGCTCATGCGTTCGCGTTAAGCGCTCACGATCTTAGAGCCGCCATACGACATGACGTTGAAGACGGGTTGATACCGTTCTTTCTTTGTGCAACCGTTGGGACAACTTCAACTGCTGCTGTGGACCAACTTCGTCCTCTTTGTCAG GTTGCCAAGGAATATGACATATGGGTCCACGTAGACGCAGCTTATGGTGGAAATGCATGCATATGCCCAGAGCTCCGACACAACATAGACGGCGTAGAGCACGCCGATTCCTTCAGCTTCAATGCACACAAGTGGTTCCTAACCACACTTGATTGTTGTTGCCTGTGGGTGCAACACCCAAGTGCACTTATCAAGTGTCTCTCTACAAACCCTGAGTACCTTAACAACCACGCAACCGATTCTCAACAAGTTGTGGACTACAAAGACTGGCAAATCACCCTGAGTCGTCGTTTCCGATCCCTCAAAATGTGGATCGTGATTCGAAGCTACGGTGTCACTTATCTCCGCGATTTCCTTAGGAGCCATATCAGTATGGCTATCCATTTTGAGGATCTGGTCGTGGCAGATCCAAGATTTGAAATTGTTGTTCCCAGAAAGTTTGCCCTGGTCTGCTTCAGGCTCTCAGCCAGAGCCCTCAATAAGGGCCCAGGCCGAGAGCCAGTCGAGCCAGAGACGCTGAACCAAGTGAATGCTGAGTTACTCGACTCTGTTAACTCGTGTGGTCGTGTGTATATGACTCATAGCATTGTTGGCGGAATTTTCTTGATTAGGTTTGCGGTTGGTGCGACATTAACGGAGACTCACCATGTTACGTCTGCATGGAGGATCGTTCAAGAGCATGCAAACGTTGTTTTGGCTCGTAGAACATGA
- the LOC141610653 gene encoding uncharacterized protein LOC141610653, translating to MSSKRSRPYDDPPSPESSEEEEEEEEEQEEQASIQNPKKTQSDEEEEEEEEEEEEVEEEVEEEVEEEEEEEEEEETNADLMKKSTNNYTTKVSKPEAESGSDSESEPEPETNYIAKPIAKESPLPKVKNVAKTTSVVEEKLKKAAKAVKPSPKLSNGGGEDDEDGGEKKALFARVWSYEDEIAVLQGMIDFRKGNGKDPHSNSDEFYNFVKFKISNGKFTKSQVVDKVRRLKKKYMTNVGKSSKGKPVEFSNPHDLEAYKLSEIIWGENDGENAANVSYKVKSSSSNAKSGNSVATIGVVALPASDNENVGNVVRGGGGGRSAKKPKISEVSHAMEVDEVKKVKVGKVEGEGSGGEKGFAELYPNLMKSFEGNCAPKAPVVHELMSCLGMVDASVLEDWDRKWQNVRISEMNAFISRSAVIQEQASWYAANAMKSFKS from the coding sequence ATGTCGTCGAAACGATCGCGCCCTTACGACGACCCACCTTCCCCCGAATCCtctgaagaagaagaggaggaagaagaagaacaagaagAACAAGCCTCaattcaaaaccctaaaaaaactcaatctgatgaagaagaagaagaggaagaggaggaagaagaagaagttgaagaaGAAGTAGAGGAAGAagtagaggaagaggaagaagaggaagaagaagaagaaaccaATGCGGATTTGATGAAGAAATCAACTAATAATTATACTACCAAGGTTTCAAAACCCGAAGCGGAATCTGGGTCGGATTCGGAATCCGAACCCGAACCCGAAACCAATTACATTGCCAAGCCAATCGCGAAGGAATCGCCTTTGCCGAAAGTTAAGAATGTAGCTAAAACGACGTCGGTGGTGGAGGAGAAATTGAAGAAAGCGGCGAAGGCGGTGAAACCGTCGCCAAAGCTAAGCAATGGtggtggtgaagatgatgaagatggcGGCGAAAAGAAAGCCCTTTTTGCTAGGGTTTGGAGTTATGAAGACGAAATTGCGGTTTTGCAAGGTATGATTGATTTTAGAAAGGGGAATGGTAAAGACCCGCATTCGAATTCTGATGAGTTTTATAATTTTGTTAAGTTTAAGATTAGTAATGGGAAATTTACGAAATCCCAAGTTGTTGATAAAGTTAGGAGATTGAAGAAAAAGTATATGACTAATGTAGGGAAATCGAGTAAAGGTAAGCCTGTTGAATTCTCTAATCCCCATGATCTTGAGGCTTATAAGTTAAGCGAAATAATTTGGGGCGAAAACGATGGAGAGAATGCTGCTAATGTTAGTTATAAAGTTAAGAGCAGTAGTTCCAATGCTAAGAGTGGGAATTCTGTTGCTACCATTGGTGTGGTTGCGCTTCCGGCTTCAGATAATGAGAATGTTGGTAATGTGGTtaggggtggtggtggtggtaggagtGCTAAAAAGCCGAAAATTTCGGAAGTGAGTCATGCAATGGAGGTGGATGAGGTGAAGAAAGTGAAGGTGGGAAAGGTTGAAGGTGAGGGGAGTGGTGGGGAGAAGGGTTTTGCGGAATTGTATCCGAATTTGATGAAGTCGTTTGAGGGTAATTGTGCTCCTAAGGCGCCGGTTGTGCATGAGTTGATGAGTTGTTTGGGTATGGTTGATGCTTCGGTTTTGGAGGACTGGGATAGGAAGTGGCAGAATGTTCGTATTTCTGAGATGAATGCTTTTATTAGTAGGAGTGCTGTGATTCAGGAGCAAGCTAGTTGGTATGCTGCTAATGCTATGAAATCGTTTAAATCTTAG